A region of the Romboutsia hominis genome:
CAACAGATGTATTTAAGTATATGGAAAATTTTGTTTATATAAATCAATCGTTATGCTAAACTTTTAATTAGATATAAATTAGAAAGGAGATTTTATATGATAAGCGAAAAATTATTTTCTCAACTTAATGAACAAGTTAATTTTGAATTCTACTCTTCTTATACTTACTTAGGTATGGCAGCATATGCAGAATCTATTGACCTAAGTGGTTTTGCTAACTTCTTTAGAGTTCAGGCTCAAGAAGAGTTATTCCACGCAATGAAGCTATATGATTACATATTCCAAAAAAACGGTATGGTTAAATTAGAAGAAATAGCTAAACCAGAAAATGATTATGAGAATATATTAGATGCCTTCCAAAGAGGATACAACCATGAGCAAGTTGTAACTAGTAGATTCTATGAACTTGCAGATACTGCTAACGAAGAAAGAGAACATGCTACTATAAGTTTCCTTAAGTGGTTTATAGATGAACAAGTTGAAGAAGAAAATACCTTTAATTCTCTTCTTAAAAAAGTTAGAAGATGTGAAGGAAATACAGCTGCTTTATATATGCTAGATGAAGAGCTATCAACTAGAGTTTTCACACCTCCTACTAATGCTTAAAATCTAAGTAAAAAAATATTACTGGAATTATTAATTCCAGTAATATTTTTTATCAAAATCTATTTATAAAACTCTTTTTGCTGTAACAAATGTTGATGAATAGTAAGATGAGTTTATATTCGCTGTTTCAACACTTTTACCTGGC
Encoded here:
- a CDS encoding ferritin, yielding MISEKLFSQLNEQVNFEFYSSYTYLGMAAYAESIDLSGFANFFRVQAQEELFHAMKLYDYIFQKNGMVKLEEIAKPENDYENILDAFQRGYNHEQVVTSRFYELADTANEEREHATISFLKWFIDEQVEEENTFNSLLKKVRRCEGNTAALYMLDEELSTRVFTPPTNA